The genomic segment GATGGGGATCTTGGATATGTTTTAAAAATAGGCTCACTAATGTTTGTAATAGCTTGTTTTTCTATGTTGTTTGGAGTATTGGGCGGGAAATTTTCTTCCGATGCTGCAGTAGGTCTTTCAACAAATCTTCGTCAAGACATCTACGAAAATATTCAAACATTTGCATTTGATAATATTGACAAATATTCTTCATCCAGTCTGATTACAAGACTCACAACAGATATCACTAATATTCAAATGGCTTTTCAAATGGTTCTAAAAACTATTATTCGAGCACCATTCATGATCGCATTTGCATTTGCAATGGCTGCTTATACGAATTTGAAATTATCTTTAACTATTTTGATTATTGTGCCTATTGTAGCGTTCATTTTAATCGGTTTAATCTATCGTGTGCATCCTTATTTTATAAAAGTTTTCAAAAAATATGACCGATTAAATCAAACTGTGCAAGAAGATATTAACGGTGTACGAGTTGTAAAATCATTTGTACGTGAAGAAAAAGAAATTGAAAAATTTAAAGTCGCTTCTACAGATATTAAAAATTTATTTACGAAAGCAGAAAAAATTACGGCACTTAATGCGCCGGTTATGCAGATTGCTATCTATTCTTGTCTGCTGCTCGTTTATTGGTTTGGGGCAAAATACGTTGTCGGTGGAACAATGAGTACAGGGGAATTAACGAGTTTTATTACTTATATGATGCAAATTTTAAGTAGTATCATGATGATTTCAATGATTTTTGTCATGATCGTTATTTCTGAAGCTTCAGTAGAACGTGTTGCTGAAGTTTTGACTGAAAAAGCATCATTGTCAAATCCAGAAAACCCGCTTACAACAATTGAAAATGGAGACATTGAATTTAGAAATGTTCAATTTAAATACAATGAATTATCCGAAGAGGCAGATTTAAGTCAGATTAATTTTACGATAAAGTCTGGTGAAACGATAGGAATCATTGGTGGAACTGGGAGTGGAAAGAGCTCGCTAATTCAATTAATTCCTAGACTCTACGATGCGACTGAAGGAGAAGTATATGTTTCTGGTCATAACGTAAAAGACTATGATTTAGTGACATTGCGTGATCAAATTGCAATGGTACTGCAAAAAAATACGTTGTTTTCGGGAACGATTAGCGACAACTTAAGATGGGGAGATAAAGAAGCTTCCAAAGAAGAAATTCAACGTGTTGCTAAATTAGCCCAAGCAGATGAGTTTGTACAAGGATTTCCTGATGACTATGAAACTGTTTTAGACCAAGGCGGTTCAAATGTATCCGGCGGACAGAAACAACGTTTGACGATTGCACGTGCTTTATTAAAACAACCTAAAATCTTGATTTTAGATGATTCAACAAGTGCTGTGGATACAAAAACTGATGCTTATATTCGAAAAGCATTTATAGAAGAAATTCCAAATACAACAAAAATCATTGTGGCACAACGCATTTCTTCCATCCAAGATTCGGATCGCATCATCGTATTAGAAGAAGGTAAGATCGATGGAATTGGTACACATGATGAATTGTTGAAAAACAATAAGATTTACAAAGAAGTATACGATTCTCAAGTAAAGGGAGGGACGATAGTTGAAGAATAAACCGATTATGAGACCAACTGTTAGCCCGTTAAAAATATTTAAACGAATTCTTTCATATGCAACGAAACAATATAAATTACGGATCATTATCGTAGTTGTCAGTATCATCATCAGTGCTGCAACCAATGCGATCGGGATCAGTTTTACAAAGACATTGATTGATGATTACATTGCGCCTTTGCTGACTCAGCAAACGCCTGATTATTCTGAGTTAGCGCGTATTATTGGTTTGATGGCGATGTTATATTTAACCGGCGCTCTATTCACCTATATTTTTAATCGTACAATGGTTACTGTGTCACAAGGTATCTTGAAAGATATTCGTGATGAAATGTTTACGCATATGGAATCTTTGCCTATTCGTTATTTTGATGGCAATGCAACTGGTGATATTATGAGCCATTACACGAATGATACGGATACGTTAAGACAAATGATCAGCCAATCGATTCCACAAATTTTTTCTTCGCTGATCATGATTTTATCGATTATTATTGCGATGTTTATCATTAATATACCAATGACATTATTTGTCTTATGTATGGTAGGGATCATGGTTGCTGTGATTCGTACAATTGGTAGCAAAAGTGGCCGTTACTTCTCTATTCAACAAGCAGCATTAGGTACGTTAAATGGTTATGTAGAAGAAATGATTGAAGGCCAAAAAGTCGTGAAAGTATTTAATCATGAAGAAGAAGCCATTTCGGATTTTAGTGAATTAAATGAAGAACTAAGAGAAAATGCGACGAAAGCAAATACGTATGCGAATATTTTAATGCCGATTATGGGAAATATTGGAAACTTTATGTATTTATTGACGGCTGTAATAGGTGCTGTTCTTTCAATCACAGGACTTACAGCTTTAACGGTAGGGAGTATTGCGTCTTTTGTTCAATTCACGAAAAGTATTACCATGCCTGTAGCTCAAATTTCACAACAGTTTAATGCAATCATCTTGTCTTTAGCAGGCGCAGAGCGTATTTTCAACTTGTTAGATGAAAAACCTGAAGAAGATGATGGAACGATCGAGTTAGTCAATATTACTAAACAGGCTGACGGAACAATCGAGGAATCTAGTCACCGTACAGGCAGCTGGGCTTGGAAACAAACAACTTCTGCTCATGAAGCTGTCTATAAGGAATTAACGGGTGATGTGCGTTTTAAAGATGTCACATTTGGATACAATTCTAATAAAACGATTCTTCACAACATTAATCTATTTGCAAAACCCGGCCAGAAAATTGCTTTTGTTGGTGCAACTGGTGCTGGAAAAACAACGATTACCAATTTGATCAACCGTTTCTACGATATTCAAGAAGGAGCCATCACTTATGATGGCATTGATGTTAAAAAGATTAAGAAAGATGATTTAAGAAGATCATTAGGCATCGTACTACAAGATACACATTTGTTCACCGGAACGATAAAAGACAATATTCGATACGGACGTTTAGATGCTACCGATGAAGAAGTTGAAGCAGCTGCTAAACTAGTAAATGCCGATTTCTTTATAAGACAATTGCCGCATGGTTACGATACCGAATTAACGGGCGATGGCGGTTCACTTTCTCAAGGACAAAGACAATTACTCGCAATCGCCAGAGCAGCTGTAGCGAATCCGCCAGTCTTGATACTTGACGAAGCTACGTCAAGTATTGATACACGAACGGAATCGGTTGTCCAAAGCGGAATGGATGCGCTAATGAAGGGAAGAACGGTATTTGTTATTGCCCATCGACTTTCAACGGTTCGCAATTCAGATGCGATCATGGTAATGGAACAAGGACGCATCATTGAAAGAGGAAACCACGATGAGCTGATTTCTCAACAAGGTGAATATTACCAACTTTACACCGGTGCGTTTGAAATGAACTAAATAAATAAACAAACTAAAAGGCACTTTCCAATTTGGAGAGTGCCTTTAATTATCAAAAGCGATTGGGTTATCTATCCAACTAGAGTAAGAAATCGAATTAGCACTGTATGACTAGTTTACTTCATAATAATCTTCCTGCATAATGAAAATAAAGCTAAAATGTTCTAGAAGGGAGATTACCATGAAGTATTTAAGCTCAATCACATTTCCTGATAAAGAGAAGGAATTTGATTTTTTTCTCGAGATTAAACGGACAATCTATAATTCTTTTTATCCCTTTCAAGTTTTGCCGAAACACAGTTTTGAAAGAATTGATTTTAAACCAATTACCATTCTTTATGGAGGAAATGGTTCTGGTAAAACCACAGCCTTAAATATCATTGCTGAAAAACTAGAATTAAAGCGAGATTCTAATTTCAATAAATCTAATTTTTTTGTGAATTATCTTTCTCTTTGTGCTATAGACATTGTGGAAACAATTCCTATTCATAGTAGGATCATTACAAGTGATGATGTATTTGATTATATCTTAACTATTCGTTCGTTGAATGATGGTATTGATTTAAAGCGTGAAGCGTTATTTGAAGAATATTTAGAGGCGAAATATTCTAAATTTCAGATGCATTCATTAGAAGATTATGATCAATTGCGAAAAGTAACGGATGCTAGAAGTAAAAGCCAGTCGCATTATGTAAGAGATAAGTTGATGGGTAACGTTCGAGAACATTCAAATGGTGAAAATGCCTTTCGTTATTTCACAAATAAAATTGAAGAAAATGGACTTTATGTATTAGATGAGCCAGAAAATAGTCTTTCACCGATTCGTCAAATGGAACTCATGCAATTTATCGAAGATTCTGCTAGGTTTTTCGGATGTCAATTTATTATTTCTACTCATTCTCCATTTTTTTTAGCACTTCGTGAGGCAAAAATCTATGATTTAGACTCAGATCCGGTAGATGTGAAAAAATGGACAGAATTAGAAAATGTCCAAACCTATTATAATTTCTTCAAAGAGCATCAAGAAGAATTTCATTTATCTGAGAATAAAAATAAGGACTAAAAATTGAATAACTAGATAGATGACTAACCCTTGAAGTGAACTATAAATTATGGAGGTATCTTAGATGAAAGAGCCATACCATTCAACAAGTAGAGTTATTCTTATGTGCGGAACAGCAGGATCAGGAAAGTCGACTTATGCTCAGATGTTAGAACAACAAGGATTCGTTCGTTTATCTTATGATGTAGAGTCATTTAATAAAGGATTCAAAATTCACCCGCTGCCAACTGATGTTTACGATGAAATCAAAACGTTCCTTGATCTAAAGTTAAAAGTACTAATTAGAAAAAATAAAGATGTTGTTCTAGATTATTCCTTTTGGTCACGTGAAATGCGTGATGAATATAAAAATATGCTGGTTCCGTTCGGAATAAAACCAGAAATCATTGTAATCGTTACTCCTAAAGAAATTGTTTTACAAAGAATTCACGACCGAAAAGGAAAAAATCCTAATGATATTATGTTAGACGAACAAACTGCAGCTCAATATTACGAAAATTTTCAGCCACCAACACTTGATGAAGGGGAAGTAACAATCATTAATGGTTACTAATATCCAAGTTAGCAAAAAAATAATATTTTGAACATTTTTATAAATTAAACACAATAAAAAGTTCAAGGTAATATATTGAATTGTTAATTTCAAAAACGACTTTCTTTTTATCTAAGTGTTATTTTATTGTATACTAGTTATTGAAGAAACAATCACTAAAAATGTACTAAACAAGAAAGAGGAATAAAATTGGATTTTTGGACAGATCATACTAAAACAACAGAAGAAATCGCTCAAGATTTATTGGGATGTTTAGTCATCAAAGAAACTGATGAAGGGGTGACATCTGGCTGGATCGTGGAAACGGAAGCTTATCTGGGTGAAATAGACGAAGCTGCTCATAGCTTTGGATTGAAAAGTACTCCTCGATTGGCTTCAATGTATAAAGAACCGGGTACTATTTATGTTTACAGTATGCACACTCATTTGATGCTGAATGTTGTTGTTCAAGAAAAAGGAATACCAGAAGCGATTCTGATACGGGCTATTGAACCTTATAAAGGCATGTCACTTATGTCTGAACGTAGAGGGAAAACTGGTTTTGTAGTAACA from the Carnobacterium inhibens subsp. inhibens DSM 13024 genome contains:
- a CDS encoding ABC transporter ATP-binding protein, translating into MYKTLMKSLRQYKKPSYLTMLFMALEVAVEIFIPFLMAKIIDKGLIDGDLGYVLKIGSLMFVIACFSMLFGVLGGKFSSDAAVGLSTNLRQDIYENIQTFAFDNIDKYSSSSLITRLTTDITNIQMAFQMVLKTIIRAPFMIAFAFAMAAYTNLKLSLTILIIVPIVAFILIGLIYRVHPYFIKVFKKYDRLNQTVQEDINGVRVVKSFVREEKEIEKFKVASTDIKNLFTKAEKITALNAPVMQIAIYSCLLLVYWFGAKYVVGGTMSTGELTSFITYMMQILSSIMMISMIFVMIVISEASVERVAEVLTEKASLSNPENPLTTIENGDIEFRNVQFKYNELSEEADLSQINFTIKSGETIGIIGGTGSGKSSLIQLIPRLYDATEGEVYVSGHNVKDYDLVTLRDQIAMVLQKNTLFSGTISDNLRWGDKEASKEEIQRVAKLAQADEFVQGFPDDYETVLDQGGSNVSGGQKQRLTIARALLKQPKILILDDSTSAVDTKTDAYIRKAFIEEIPNTTKIIVAQRISSIQDSDRIIVLEEGKIDGIGTHDELLKNNKIYKEVYDSQVKGGTIVEE
- a CDS encoding ABC transporter ATP-binding protein — its product is MRPTVSPLKIFKRILSYATKQYKLRIIIVVVSIIISAATNAIGISFTKTLIDDYIAPLLTQQTPDYSELARIIGLMAMLYLTGALFTYIFNRTMVTVSQGILKDIRDEMFTHMESLPIRYFDGNATGDIMSHYTNDTDTLRQMISQSIPQIFSSLIMILSIIIAMFIINIPMTLFVLCMVGIMVAVIRTIGSKSGRYFSIQQAALGTLNGYVEEMIEGQKVVKVFNHEEEAISDFSELNEELRENATKANTYANILMPIMGNIGNFMYLLTAVIGAVLSITGLTALTVGSIASFVQFTKSITMPVAQISQQFNAIILSLAGAERIFNLLDEKPEEDDGTIELVNITKQADGTIEESSHRTGSWAWKQTTSAHEAVYKELTGDVRFKDVTFGYNSNKTILHNINLFAKPGQKIAFVGATGAGKTTITNLINRFYDIQEGAITYDGIDVKKIKKDDLRRSLGIVLQDTHLFTGTIKDNIRYGRLDATDEEVEAAAKLVNADFFIRQLPHGYDTELTGDGGSLSQGQRQLLAIARAAVANPPVLILDEATSSIDTRTESVVQSGMDALMKGRTVFVIAHRLSTVRNSDAIMVMEQGRIIERGNHDELISQQGEYYQLYTGAFEMN
- a CDS encoding AAA family ATPase gives rise to the protein MKYLSSITFPDKEKEFDFFLEIKRTIYNSFYPFQVLPKHSFERIDFKPITILYGGNGSGKTTALNIIAEKLELKRDSNFNKSNFFVNYLSLCAIDIVETIPIHSRIITSDDVFDYILTIRSLNDGIDLKREALFEEYLEAKYSKFQMHSLEDYDQLRKVTDARSKSQSHYVRDKLMGNVREHSNGENAFRYFTNKIEENGLYVLDEPENSLSPIRQMELMQFIEDSARFFGCQFIISTHSPFFLALREAKIYDLDSDPVDVKKWTELENVQTYYNFFKEHQEEFHLSENKNKD
- a CDS encoding AAA family ATPase, whose translation is MKEPYHSTSRVILMCGTAGSGKSTYAQMLEQQGFVRLSYDVESFNKGFKIHPLPTDVYDEIKTFLDLKLKVLIRKNKDVVLDYSFWSREMRDEYKNMLVPFGIKPEIIVIVTPKEIVLQRIHDRKGKNPNDIMLDEQTAAQYYENFQPPTLDEGEVTIINGY
- a CDS encoding DNA-3-methyladenine glycosylase, whose protein sequence is MDFWTDHTKTTEEIAQDLLGCLVIKETDEGVTSGWIVETEAYLGEIDEAAHSFGLKSTPRLASMYKEPGTIYVYSMHTHLMLNVVVQEKGIPEAILIRAIEPYKGMSLMSERRGKTGFVVTDGPGKLTKVMNITKLDDGTLAWEPPLRIDVETRKIPKKIELSPRIGIPNKGKWTDALLRYTVVGNPYVSRKKGKIEADFGWNDPIN